A genome region from Indicator indicator isolate 239-I01 chromosome 24, UM_Iind_1.1, whole genome shotgun sequence includes the following:
- the NPBWR2 gene encoding neuropeptides B/W receptor type 2 codes for MGNSSLWDDLNSTCGNAGNSCYLDSSMRFNLTFQEPAADFYVVLPVMYSMICAVGLTGNTAVIYVILKAPKMKTVTNMFILNLAIADDLFTLVLPINIAEHLLHYWPFGEVLCKVILSIDHYNIFSSIYFLTVMSIDRYLVVLATVRSKRMPHRTYRAARIISLCIWVLVTIIVLPFFIFANVYIDDLEIKSCGLNFPKPERFWFKASRIYTLILGFAVPVSTICILYTMMLYKLRHMHLNSNAKALDKAKKKVTVMVFIVLAVCLFCWTPFHLATIVALTTDLPQTSMVIGISYFITSLSYANSCLNPFLYAFLDDSFRKSFRKMLECRTS; via the coding sequence ATGGGAAACAGCTCCCTTTGGGATGATCTGAACAGCACCTGTGGCAATGCAGGCAACAGCTGCTACCTGGACAGCAGCATGAGGTTCAACTTAACcttccaggagccagcagctgatTTCTACGTGGTGCTGCCCGTGATGTACTCCATGATCTGCGCCGTTGGGCTCACCGGCAACACCGCTGTCATCTACGTGATCCTCAAGGCCCCCAAGATGAAGACTGTGACGAACATGTTCATCCTCAACCTCGCTATAGCTGACGACCTCTTCACACTCGTCCTGCCCATCAACATTGCCGAACACCTGCTCCACTACTGGCCCTTTGGAGAAGTCCTCTgcaaggtcatcctgtccataGACCACTACAATATCTTCTCCAGCATTTACTTCCTAACGGTGATGAGCATAGACAGGTACCTGGTGGTGCTTGCCACGGTCAGGTCCAAGAGGATGCCCCACCGGACCTACCGGGCAGCCCGGATCATCAGCCTCTGCATCTGGGTCCTGGTCACCATCATAGTTCTGCCCTTCTTCATCTTTGCCAATGTCTACATAGATGACCTGGAGATCAAGAGTTGTGGTCTCAATTTCCCCAAGCCTGAAAGGTTTTGGTTCAAAGCCAGCAGGATCTATACCCTCATCCTTGGCTTTGCCGTTCCAGTGTCCACCATCTGCATCCTCTACACCATGATGCTCTACAAGCTGAGGCACATGCACTTGAACTCCAACGCCAAAGCCCTGGACAAGGCTAAGAAGAAGGTCACTGTTATGGTCTTCATAGTCCTGGCTGTGTGTCTCTTCTGTTGGACGCCCTTCCACCTGGCCACCATCGTGGCTTTGACCACTGACTTGCCCCAGACCTCCATGGTCATTGGCATCTCCTACTTCATCACCAGCCTCAGCTATGCCAACTCCTGCCTGAATCCCTTCCTGTATGCCTTCCTGGACGACAGCTTTCGGAAGAGCTTCCGGAAGATGCTGGAGTGCAGAACTTCTTGA